In one window of Saprospiraceae bacterium DNA:
- a CDS encoding glycosyltransferase: protein MLFFSIFFLGISSVYAAVIGYFIHHWKKLLKETGPEKFQKLTCSIIIPARNEEENILSCVQSCLRQKDLQIPPEVIVVDDQSEDDTYDVLKDLEHPQFKLMRLGVYKRTTIKGSKKKALAYGINHAQGEIILTTDADCLVQEKWAGGLLAYFEQSKVQLMSGPVGIHNPQSFLDYFQALDFSGNGLINAAGIHAGTHYLCNAANLAYRKDAFLHSCAFDNNYEIASGDDIFLIEKIKLNHPDGISFAPCSDVLVETHALPGWRALISQRLRWAGKLRLMKNLKLSFLSAFVWIQRAGMFISLALVLYSDTYLSWILATATLIIPCISDFILQFHATKLYQINHWKKWFLPVWIVHNFYYLGIGLISCLPVSINWKGRKV, encoded by the coding sequence ATGCTGTTCTTCTCAATATTTTTTTTAGGAATTAGTTCTGTATATGCTGCAGTTATCGGCTATTTTATTCATCACTGGAAGAAATTGCTAAAAGAAACGGGTCCGGAAAAATTCCAAAAACTTACCTGCTCCATCATCATTCCCGCAAGAAATGAGGAAGAAAACATATTATCATGTGTTCAGTCCTGCCTGCGGCAAAAGGATTTGCAAATTCCTCCGGAAGTCATTGTGGTTGATGATCAATCAGAGGATGACACTTACGATGTTTTGAAAGATCTGGAACATCCCCAATTTAAACTCATGCGCCTGGGCGTCTACAAAAGAACCACTATCAAAGGTTCCAAGAAAAAAGCTCTGGCCTACGGTATAAATCATGCCCAGGGTGAAATTATACTGACTACGGATGCCGATTGCCTGGTTCAGGAAAAGTGGGCGGGCGGTCTATTGGCATATTTTGAACAATCAAAGGTTCAACTGATGAGTGGTCCTGTTGGGATTCATAATCCTCAATCCTTTTTAGATTATTTTCAGGCCCTTGATTTTTCAGGTAATGGATTGATCAATGCCGCAGGAATACACGCCGGAACTCATTATTTATGCAATGCCGCGAATCTCGCGTACCGCAAAGATGCATTTCTCCATTCCTGTGCTTTCGATAACAATTATGAAATCGCTTCGGGAGATGATATTTTTCTCATAGAAAAAATAAAGTTGAATCATCCCGATGGAATTTCTTTTGCACCTTGCAGCGATGTACTTGTGGAAACTCATGCTCTGCCGGGTTGGAGAGCACTTATTTCTCAACGCCTCCGGTGGGCTGGAAAACTGAGACTAATGAAAAATCTGAAGTTAAGTTTCTTGTCGGCTTTTGTATGGATTCAACGCGCGGGCATGTTCATTAGCCTGGCTTTAGTCCTGTATTCAGATACTTACCTGAGTTGGATCCTTGCCACTGCAACTCTAATTATTCCATGTATTTCGGATTTTATATTGCAATTCCATGCTACTAAACTGTATCAAATAAATCATTGGAAAAAATGGTTTCTTCCTGTTTGGATCGTC
- a CDS encoding ABC transporter ATP-binding protein encodes MAPMNAWMPYLVNVMVDEYILIADLDGLQSLAGLYLIVLILLSLCRYAFSMMTNILGQNIILDLRKRIYNHLLSLRLSYFDRTPVGTNTTRVINDLETVNSVFAEGLITIIADILALVTVLALMFYTSVKLTLICLVSFPLLLVAGYIFKEKVKASFQRVRNEVARMNAFLQEHLSGMKTVQIFTAEQRVFQKFKNINHAYTQANLDGIFYYAVFFPVVEIISAASLGFMVWWGAQGVLEGVVTLGQLVAFPMYLTRLFQPVRTLADKFNTLQMGLLAASRVLDLMDNQDTQENSGKIQAGGLKGDLEFKQVSFAYNENSPILKDISFKLKQGEMMAVVGTTGSGKTTLISLINRLYEVSHGSVTINGRDIRDYELNYLRSKIAVVLQDLFLFQGTVFENLTLKNKDIPFEKVVEASQKIGAHPYIMALPGNYDYVLSERGINLSSGQRQLISFVRALLTDPDLLILDEATSSLDTETESIIQQALEKLIRGRSAIVIAHRLSTIQKANWILALEQGEIKEFGKSDELIQKPDGFYRKLFEKYFQPVVN; translated from the coding sequence ATGGCACCAATGAATGCCTGGATGCCTTATTTGGTAAATGTGATGGTCGATGAATACATTCTCATTGCTGACCTGGATGGTTTGCAAAGCCTGGCTGGTTTGTATTTGATCGTTTTAATTCTTCTATCATTATGCCGCTATGCATTTTCGATGATGACCAACATCCTTGGACAAAACATCATCCTGGATTTGCGAAAACGCATATACAACCATTTGTTATCGCTGAGATTAAGCTATTTTGACCGCACCCCTGTTGGAACCAATACGACCCGTGTCATTAATGATCTCGAAACCGTAAATTCTGTATTTGCGGAAGGCCTGATAACTATCATTGCCGACATCCTGGCGTTGGTTACTGTTTTGGCTTTGATGTTTTACACCAGTGTAAAACTCACTTTAATTTGCCTGGTAAGTTTTCCATTATTGTTGGTTGCCGGTTATATTTTTAAAGAAAAGGTCAAGGCATCATTCCAACGTGTAAGAAATGAAGTTGCACGCATGAATGCGTTTCTGCAAGAACATCTCAGCGGAATGAAGACCGTACAAATTTTTACTGCAGAACAACGAGTTTTCCAGAAATTTAAAAACATAAACCATGCATACACCCAGGCTAATCTAGACGGCATCTTTTATTATGCCGTGTTTTTTCCTGTTGTGGAGATCATTTCTGCAGCTTCCCTGGGATTTATGGTTTGGTGGGGTGCGCAGGGTGTCCTGGAAGGGGTTGTGACTCTTGGCCAGCTGGTTGCTTTTCCGATGTATTTAACCAGATTGTTTCAGCCTGTGCGGACATTGGCCGATAAATTTAATACCTTGCAAATGGGGTTGCTTGCAGCATCGAGGGTGCTGGATCTTATGGATAACCAGGATACACAGGAGAATTCCGGGAAAATTCAAGCGGGCGGACTGAAAGGAGATCTCGAATTTAAACAGGTCAGCTTTGCTTATAACGAAAACAGTCCCATCCTCAAAGACATTTCATTTAAACTTAAACAGGGCGAAATGATGGCAGTGGTGGGTACAACCGGCTCCGGAAAAACGACGCTGATCAGTCTGATCAATCGTTTATACGAGGTGAGTCATGGAAGTGTCACTATAAACGGAAGAGATATCCGCGATTACGAGTTGAATTATTTGCGAAGCAAAATAGCCGTAGTCCTTCAGGACTTATTCCTCTTTCAGGGAACCGTATTCGAAAATTTAACATTAAAAAATAAAGACATCCCTTTTGAAAAAGTTGTCGAAGCCAGTCAGAAAATTGGCGCACATCCATATATCATGGCTTTACCCGGCAATTACGATTATGTGCTTTCAGAGAGAGGGATCAATCTTTCCAGCGGACAAAGACAATTGATTTCTTTTGTCAGAGCGCTATTAACAGACCCCGACCTGCTCATTCTCGATGAAGCCACCAGCTCTTTGGATACCGAAACAGAATCGATAATTCAACAAGCTCTTGAAAAACTCATCCGCGGCAGGAGTGCCATCGTGATCGCGCACAGACTTTCGACCATACAGAAAGCAAACTGGATATTGGCATTGGAACAGGGAGAAATCAAAGAATTTGGAAAATCTGATGAACTAATTCAAAAACCCGATGGTTTTTATAGAAAGCTGTTTGAAAAATACTTTCAACCGGTCGTTAACTAA
- the radC gene encoding DNA repair protein RadC, which produces MAEKYPEHLPIKYWAEDDRPREKLMRKGKSALSNAELLAILLGSGTKKYDALELARLILQTCNSNLIELSKMDHFKMSKIHGLGPAKSMIIEAALELGRRRQHAEALEKKQVLSSKDAYLLVKTKIEDLVHEEFWVLFLSRANKLVAIENFSKGGLTGTVADSRLIFQRALDWKCTGLILAHNHPSGSLQPSQQDIELTRKMKSAGQQLELNVLDHLIVTEDKYFSFADEGML; this is translated from the coding sequence ATGGCAGAAAAATACCCTGAACATTTACCTATTAAATATTGGGCTGAAGATGACAGACCGCGTGAAAAACTGATGCGGAAAGGCAAATCCGCATTGAGCAATGCCGAACTGCTCGCCATTCTTTTGGGTTCAGGGACGAAGAAATACGATGCTTTAGAATTGGCCAGGCTTATCCTTCAGACCTGCAATTCCAATTTGATAGAATTGAGCAAAATGGATCATTTTAAAATGAGTAAAATTCATGGGCTGGGACCTGCCAAATCTATGATCATTGAGGCTGCTTTGGAATTAGGCCGTCGGCGTCAGCATGCCGAAGCCCTTGAAAAAAAACAAGTGCTTTCCAGTAAGGATGCCTATCTGTTGGTCAAAACGAAAATTGAAGATTTGGTTCACGAAGAATTCTGGGTCTTGTTTCTAAGCAGAGCAAACAAACTGGTCGCTATTGAGAATTTCAGCAAAGGTGGACTCACGGGCACCGTTGCCGATTCCAGACTGATATTTCAAAGGGCTTTAGACTGGAAATGCACCGGACTCATACTGGCTCACAACCACCCATCCGGATCCTTGCAGCCAAGTCAGCAGGATATTGAACTCACCCGAAAGATGAAATCCGCCGGCCAACAATTAGAATTGAATGTTTTGGACCATCTTATTGTTACGGAGGATAAATATTTTAGCTTTGCAGATGAAGGAATGCTCTGA